In Alteromonas naphthalenivorans, one DNA window encodes the following:
- a CDS encoding AAA family ATPase: protein MRKEIQLVHDALSQKIIGKSEQLKLAVTCLLAHGHLLIEDLPGMGKTTLSHALSHVFGLQYSRIQFTSDLLPSDMLGVNVYQSHNGEFQFRHGPIFSQVVLADELNRASPKTQSALLEAMEERQVSIDGTTHALPSPFFVIGTQNPGYQSGTYPLPESQLDRFFMRISLGFPNWEAEKAMLKQSTDVQQQIASCLSQTDLITMQDAVTHVHASDDVINYILRLVTESRAEGRYPTPLSPRASRALLQAAKAWAYMHDRTFVTPDDVQAIFVAVTEHRLSASTPEHTGTSLSQHLLDSIDPLAA from the coding sequence ATGCGAAAAGAAATTCAATTAGTGCATGACGCGCTAAGTCAGAAGATTATCGGCAAATCTGAACAGTTAAAACTTGCGGTTACGTGTTTGCTGGCTCATGGTCACCTTCTTATTGAAGATTTACCTGGTATGGGCAAAACCACGCTTTCCCACGCACTTTCCCACGTATTCGGCCTTCAATATTCACGTATTCAATTTACGTCAGATTTGCTCCCATCAGACATGCTAGGGGTTAACGTTTATCAAAGTCACAATGGTGAATTTCAATTTAGGCACGGCCCCATTTTTAGCCAAGTTGTTCTTGCCGACGAGCTAAACCGAGCAAGCCCTAAAACCCAAAGTGCCTTGTTAGAAGCGATGGAAGAGCGACAAGTGAGTATTGATGGCACCACCCATGCTTTACCTTCTCCCTTTTTTGTTATCGGCACGCAAAACCCGGGTTATCAATCTGGCACCTATCCGCTACCTGAGTCACAACTAGACCGCTTTTTTATGCGTATTTCACTGGGCTTTCCGAACTGGGAAGCCGAAAAAGCCATGCTGAAACAATCGACTGACGTTCAGCAACAGATAGCCTCGTGTTTATCGCAGACCGATTTGATCACTATGCAAGATGCGGTTACCCATGTGCATGCTAGCGATGATGTGATTAATTATATATTGCGATTAGTGACAGAGAGTCGCGCAGAAGGGCGCTACCCTACCCCGTTGTCGCCACGGGCTAGCCGAGCCTTATTGCAGGCCGCTAAAGCTTGGGCTTATATGCACGATAGAACTTTTGTGACGCCAGATGACGTGCAAGCTATATTCGTTGCCGTTACTGAGCATAGGCTTAGTGCAAGTACCCCTGAACATACGGGCACGTCGCTAAGTCAGCATTTACTGGATAGTATCGATCCGCTGGCGGCGTAA
- a CDS encoding DUF58 domain-containing protein, with protein MFKKVLHKHWLAWLDKRIPPHSSHALNMRSVFILPSRFGWGFIVMCMCLFLLGTNYQNNLMLLLSYLLLSVMLITLFYSYQNFAAIALSASSPKTVFANTSAHLTLNRIKHSDYKTTPEGLLQAHWLEINKLQLPRRKDTSTISFDIGNREQRLTVPLLLHTRGEHRLPRITFKSAYPFGLYHCWTHLDFDVKVIVYPEPKAGPVCEVVHNTEDAVGGKEDDRQGNEDFFALTDFIEGEPLNRVAWKQVAKTGNWVVKQFSEQKSDDVYLSLPTNTPLEEGLSALTQKIVSMQSQGLHYGLKLGSATFTPNNSISHMHQCLKALATYPNTPFDASSAKSSSHASISPAAPLAAQAADNSDFQGLSK; from the coding sequence ATGTTTAAAAAGGTATTACATAAGCATTGGCTTGCTTGGCTAGACAAACGTATTCCTCCACATTCTTCACATGCTCTGAATATGCGTTCGGTGTTTATTTTGCCGAGCCGTTTTGGCTGGGGATTTATCGTGATGTGTATGTGCTTGTTTCTATTAGGCACTAACTATCAAAACAACCTTATGCTGTTATTAAGCTATTTGTTACTTAGCGTAATGTTAATCACTTTGTTTTACAGCTATCAAAATTTTGCGGCTATTGCCCTTAGCGCATCCTCCCCCAAAACCGTATTTGCTAATACGTCAGCACACCTTACCCTCAATCGGATTAAGCACTCAGACTATAAAACTACACCGGAAGGCTTATTGCAGGCGCATTGGCTTGAGATAAATAAGCTTCAACTGCCTAGGCGAAAAGATACGAGCACTATCTCCTTTGATATTGGCAATCGAGAACAGCGACTGACTGTTCCTTTATTACTTCACACTAGAGGTGAGCACAGACTCCCTCGAATTACCTTTAAAAGCGCCTACCCCTTCGGTTTGTATCATTGTTGGACTCACTTAGATTTCGACGTAAAAGTCATCGTGTATCCAGAACCCAAAGCTGGACCGGTGTGTGAAGTTGTTCACAACACGGAAGATGCCGTCGGTGGTAAAGAAGATGACCGACAAGGTAATGAAGACTTTTTTGCCCTCACCGATTTCATTGAAGGCGAACCGTTAAACCGCGTAGCGTGGAAGCAAGTCGCTAAAACAGGAAATTGGGTGGTAAAGCAGTTTAGCGAACAAAAAAGCGACGACGTGTATTTAAGTTTGCCGACTAACACCCCGCTAGAAGAAGGATTAAGTGCATTGACTCAAAAAATAGTGTCGATGCAATCGCAAGGTCTGCACTACGGTTTAAAACTAGGTAGTGCAACCTTTACCCCCAATAATTCTATTTCACACATGCATCAATGTCTGAAGGCACTGGCGACTTATCCCAACACACCTTTTGATGCTAGTTCGGCTAAGTCTTCGAGTCATGCATCTATCTCTCCGGCGGCTCCTCTTGCCGCGCAAGCCGCAGACAACAGTGATTTCCAAGGGCTGAGTAAATGA
- a CDS encoding transglutaminaseTgpA domain-containing protein produces MNHKANMLLSTCFMVLTLSLLTPLLTWVILLAICAVIMQSALYFRWQEYNPSSRTVNLLAVLSLIALGWFGLSIGLLNSMINLLVIACSLKLMLLSKTKDFLQLFCSCIFLVGCGFIFALGIEAWIGYVAVIVLLFTALSLVYAPARSFRGSMRKSSIILLQAFPLAALLFVVMPQFPPLWQMPTSKSNETGLSDSVTPGDIASLARSSDLAFTATFEQRPPLAEQRYWRAMTMEAFDGKTWTISPRRKQAEAQLKTMGRRVAAPSTDASLPPSENYQLIVEPSNQRWLYSLDVSAENTNLDNPEMRRQFNYALRAARPIVGKRAFYLTYYPETPRVSEIYDFDYQLNIQYPMDSNVRTQAWVKQLKANAHSERSIADDILRHFKTNGFSYTLQPDAMPNSPIDTFMFEAKAGFCAHYASAMVFALRVAGIPARMVTGYQGGELLSDNVIQVRQYDAHAWVEALIDGVWVSYDPTSMVAPSRITFGLEQALADFNETRSKGMFKNLNSAELFLSIRGWFRQLDYQWSRLVLGFDNQTQTDLLKKLLGDLTSQKMTFFFLSLLGIVSIFLLVLFFPLRKKSTVPAHQHIYLNAVELVSNFTKVARENKGSTAYFKQVKPFLPTNAASLFNSLTQDFEHALYQSATDESRDSRSQKERAMKDTLVALKKDLKQTKAI; encoded by the coding sequence ATGAACCATAAAGCAAATATGCTGCTATCCACCTGCTTTATGGTACTAACCCTTAGCCTGCTTACCCCATTGCTAACTTGGGTGATATTACTTGCCATATGCGCGGTTATTATGCAAAGCGCGTTGTATTTTAGGTGGCAAGAATATAACCCAAGTAGCCGCACCGTAAATTTGTTAGCCGTATTATCCTTAATAGCGCTAGGCTGGTTCGGTCTTTCTATTGGTTTGCTCAACAGCATGATTAACCTTTTAGTGATTGCCTGCTCGCTGAAGCTTATGTTGCTTTCAAAAACGAAAGATTTTTTACAGCTATTCTGCTCGTGCATATTTCTGGTCGGCTGTGGTTTTATTTTTGCTTTAGGTATTGAAGCATGGATAGGCTATGTCGCGGTTATCGTTCTTTTGTTCACCGCATTGTCATTGGTATACGCCCCCGCGAGAAGTTTTAGGGGGTCGATGCGTAAATCGTCGATAATACTGCTGCAAGCATTTCCCTTGGCCGCACTGTTATTTGTAGTGATGCCGCAGTTTCCTCCTCTTTGGCAAATGCCTACGTCTAAGTCTAATGAAACAGGGTTATCAGATTCGGTCACGCCAGGGGATATTGCCTCGCTGGCGAGGTCGTCTGATTTAGCGTTCACCGCCACCTTTGAGCAACGCCCACCATTGGCCGAACAGCGGTATTGGCGCGCCATGACGATGGAAGCCTTTGACGGTAAAACGTGGACAATTAGCCCACGACGAAAACAAGCTGAGGCACAGCTTAAAACTATGGGTCGACGTGTCGCGGCGCCTTCAACTGACGCATCGCTTCCCCCCTCAGAAAACTATCAATTGATAGTAGAGCCCAGTAACCAACGCTGGCTGTATTCTCTTGATGTGTCGGCTGAAAACACAAATTTAGACAATCCTGAGATGCGGCGTCAGTTCAATTATGCATTACGTGCAGCGCGTCCAATTGTTGGCAAACGCGCGTTCTATTTAACTTATTATCCAGAAACGCCACGTGTTAGTGAGATATATGACTTTGATTATCAACTTAATATTCAATACCCCATGGACAGCAACGTACGTACTCAAGCGTGGGTAAAGCAGCTAAAAGCAAATGCGCACAGTGAGCGAAGTATTGCCGATGACATTCTACGCCACTTTAAAACCAACGGATTTAGTTACACCTTACAACCTGACGCTATGCCGAACTCGCCCATCGACACCTTTATGTTCGAAGCAAAGGCGGGTTTTTGTGCTCACTATGCCAGCGCCATGGTGTTTGCCCTTCGGGTTGCGGGCATTCCTGCTCGTATGGTGACAGGCTATCAAGGTGGCGAATTATTAAGTGACAACGTAATACAAGTTCGCCAGTACGATGCCCACGCTTGGGTAGAAGCATTAATAGACGGCGTATGGGTGTCGTACGATCCTACTAGTATGGTGGCACCATCACGCATTACCTTTGGATTAGAACAAGCGTTAGCCGATTTTAATGAAACTCGCAGTAAAGGCATGTTTAAAAATTTAAATTCAGCTGAACTGTTTTTATCTATAAGAGGATGGTTTCGCCAACTTGATTATCAGTGGAGTAGATTAGTTCTGGGTTTTGATAACCAAACTCAAACGGATTTGCTAAAAAAGCTTCTTGGCGATTTAACCTCTCAGAAAATGACGTTCTTCTTTTTGAGTCTTCTGGGGATAGTCAGTATTTTTCTGCTTGTGCTGTTCTTTCCTCTTAGAAAGAAGTCGACCGTGCCTGCACATCAACACATTTATTTAAACGCTGTTGAGTTGGTGTCGAATTTTACTAAGGTAGCGCGAGAGAACAAAGGAAGCACTGCATACTTCAAACAAGTGAAACCCTTTTTACCAACAAACGCGGCCTCGCTATTTAACTCGCTCACCCAAGATTTTGAACATGCACTATATCAAAGTGCTACAGATGAAAGTCGCGATAGCCGAAGTCAAAAAGAACGAGCAATGAAAGATACACTTGTCGCGTTAAAAAAAGACTTAAAGCAAACCAAAGCCATATAA
- a CDS encoding formate/nitrite transporter family protein: protein MAYLLPAEFATKMVDAGESKIYMSTRDTLIRAFMAGAILALAAVFAITIAVQTGIFLLGAVLFPVGFCMLYLMGFDLLTGVFVLTPLAWLAKRPGVTPKQILRNWGLVFLGNFGGALTVAFMMSFIFTMGYNVDGGAIAAKVASIGEARTLGYAEHGTAGWFTIFIRGMLCNWMVSLGVVGAMISTHVSGKVLAMWMPIMLFFFMGFEHSVVNMFLFPFGLIMGGEFSIMDYFVWNEIPTALGNLVGGLAFTGLTIYSTHVKTAPKRKIAVAEKAPAKAATV from the coding sequence ATGGCTTATTTACTTCCCGCCGAGTTTGCTACGAAAATGGTAGATGCCGGTGAATCTAAAATTTACATGTCTACACGAGATACGCTAATCCGCGCATTTATGGCTGGCGCAATATTAGCGTTAGCGGCTGTATTTGCTATTACGATTGCGGTGCAAACCGGCATCTTCTTACTGGGGGCCGTTTTGTTCCCGGTGGGGTTTTGTATGCTGTATTTAATGGGCTTCGACCTATTAACGGGTGTATTTGTATTAACCCCACTTGCTTGGCTTGCTAAGCGACCGGGTGTTACCCCTAAACAAATTTTACGTAACTGGGGCTTAGTATTTTTAGGTAACTTTGGTGGCGCACTGACTGTTGCCTTTATGATGTCTTTTATTTTCACCATGGGTTACAACGTAGATGGTGGTGCTATTGCTGCTAAAGTAGCTAGTATCGGTGAAGCGAGAACATTAGGTTACGCAGAACATGGTACTGCCGGTTGGTTTACTATTTTTATTCGCGGCATGTTGTGTAACTGGATGGTATCACTGGGTGTAGTTGGCGCGATGATCTCTACTCATGTGAGCGGTAAAGTATTGGCCATGTGGATGCCTATCATGCTGTTCTTTTTCATGGGTTTTGAACACTCTGTTGTGAACATGTTCTTATTCCCATTTGGTCTTATCATGGGTGGTGAATTCTCTATCATGGATTACTTCGTGTGGAATGAAATTCCAACAGCGCTAGGTAACCTTGTTGGTGGTTTAGCGTTTACAGGTTTAACGATTTACAGCACACACGTTAAAACTGCACCTAAGCGTAAAATTGCTGTTGCTGAAAAAGCGCCAGCAAAAGCCGCTACAGTATAA
- a CDS encoding protein kinase domain-containing protein — MQIQSLSLHYSECSSAGVKPINQDACDAFIPASNDPALTLKGAAFALADGISSSTVSQIASDLAIKDFIKQYFCTPETWGVMQSAKTVIQSINATLYTKTQQSPFCYTPDKGYVCTFSAVIVKGDTAHIFHVGDARVCLYSDDRIQVLTQSHRVDHSQHESYLANALGVHANVDIDYLAVPLKAGDTLILMTDGVYEYVSSPTLASLISPIYASEDDASAHSTSSQKTAISKTSIAKKSAKHLAQRLVDLALENNSDDNVSCQFITVESVGDGKFLTPEYAVDETSAPIIKQLNVGETIDAYRIERQLYQSARSHVFLAWDENNKAHIVIKIPSTELAQDSHYLEHFALEEWLARRIKSNHVINVPTRIQPPSCMYTISEYIEGQNLTQWLTDNPKPDVEKVRSIIEQVAQGLMAMHREGLLHQDIRPENIMIEASGNCKIIDLGSARVAGISDALFEHESDIMGTAAYVAPEYFLGDSGCDQSDLYSLAVLTYYLLSDRFPYGTQVAKTRTVAAQHKLKYQSVLDDRRPIPAWIDATLKRALQPNPEKRFASLSEFTYHLRHPSPAFLNRVTAPLIQRHPLKFWQGLSLLLVISNVITFILLYGNN, encoded by the coding sequence ATGCAGATTCAATCCTTATCACTTCACTATAGCGAATGCAGTAGCGCCGGCGTTAAGCCAATAAATCAAGACGCTTGCGATGCGTTTATTCCAGCTAGTAACGACCCAGCTTTAACATTAAAAGGCGCCGCCTTTGCACTTGCCGATGGCATAAGTAGCAGCACGGTTAGCCAAATAGCCAGTGATTTAGCAATTAAAGATTTCATAAAACAATACTTTTGTACCCCTGAAACTTGGGGTGTGATGCAAAGCGCTAAAACCGTAATACAAAGTATTAATGCCACTTTATATACCAAAACTCAGCAAAGCCCTTTTTGCTATACCCCTGATAAGGGCTACGTATGCACTTTTTCTGCAGTTATCGTTAAAGGCGATACGGCACATATATTCCATGTGGGTGATGCTAGAGTCTGTTTGTATTCTGACGATAGGATACAAGTCCTTACCCAATCTCATCGAGTAGACCACTCACAGCATGAGTCTTATCTCGCTAATGCGCTGGGTGTGCATGCGAATGTCGACATTGATTACCTCGCGGTCCCGCTAAAAGCAGGCGATACCCTTATTCTAATGACAGATGGCGTTTATGAATATGTTTCATCCCCTACGCTTGCCTCACTTATATCGCCGATTTATGCGTCTGAGGATGATGCTTCTGCTCATAGCACTTCTAGTCAAAAAACTGCTATTTCAAAAACTTCTATAGCAAAAAAGAGCGCCAAGCACCTCGCGCAACGCCTTGTAGATCTTGCGTTAGAAAACAACAGTGATGACAACGTTTCTTGCCAATTTATAACAGTAGAGAGCGTGGGCGATGGTAAGTTTTTAACACCGGAATATGCTGTTGATGAAACGTCAGCTCCCATTATTAAGCAGTTGAATGTGGGAGAGACGATAGATGCCTACCGCATTGAGCGACAGCTATACCAGTCGGCTAGAAGCCATGTTTTCCTAGCGTGGGATGAAAATAACAAAGCACATATCGTTATTAAAATACCGTCTACTGAACTGGCACAAGACAGCCACTACCTTGAGCACTTTGCATTAGAAGAATGGCTGGCACGACGAATTAAATCCAACCATGTAATTAACGTACCTACTCGTATTCAGCCGCCTTCATGTATGTATACCATTAGCGAATATATTGAAGGGCAGAACTTAACCCAGTGGCTAACTGATAACCCTAAGCCAGATGTTGAAAAAGTACGAAGTATTATTGAGCAGGTAGCACAAGGCTTAATGGCCATGCACCGAGAAGGACTTCTCCATCAAGACATTCGCCCTGAAAACATCATGATCGAAGCTTCAGGTAACTGCAAAATAATAGATTTAGGTTCTGCCCGTGTTGCTGGCATTAGTGACGCATTATTTGAACACGAGAGTGATATTATGGGCACCGCAGCTTATGTTGCTCCAGAATACTTCTTAGGCGATAGCGGCTGTGATCAATCCGACCTTTATTCTCTTGCCGTACTCACCTATTACTTACTCAGCGACCGCTTTCCTTATGGCACACAAGTAGCTAAAACCCGGACCGTGGCGGCGCAGCACAAACTCAAATATCAATCGGTGCTTGATGATAGACGGCCTATTCCAGCTTGGATAGATGCCACGCTGAAACGAGCATTACAGCCTAATCCTGAAAAGCGTTTTGCTAGCTTATCTGAGTTTACCTATCACCTTCGACACCCTAGCCCCGCTTTTCTTAACCGCGTGACCGCGCCATTAATACAACGTCACCCACTTAAATTCTGGCAGGGACTGTCCCTGCTGTTAGTTATTAGTAATGTAATTACCTTCATACTGCTTTATGGCAACAACTAA
- the cynS gene encoding cyanase — MITNRTQVTDMIQSSKISKGIKWSEIAQAVGQSKEWSTAACLGQMAMTKEQATAVGEMLELSDEAIAWLQIAPYKGSLPTEVPTDPLIYRWYELVSVYGTTLKELIHEEFGDGIMSAIDFSMDLQRENDPKGDRVSVVMSGKFLPYKMY; from the coding sequence ATGATTACCAATCGAACTCAAGTTACCGACATGATCCAGTCTTCAAAAATTTCTAAAGGCATTAAATGGAGTGAAATTGCCCAAGCGGTAGGACAATCAAAAGAATGGAGTACCGCCGCGTGTTTAGGGCAAATGGCGATGACTAAAGAACAAGCGACAGCCGTGGGCGAAATGCTAGAACTGAGTGATGAAGCCATTGCTTGGTTACAAATTGCGCCTTATAAAGGTTCGTTGCCGACCGAAGTGCCTACCGACCCGCTTATCTATCGCTGGTACGAATTAGTCAGTGTTTATGGCACAACCTTAAAAGAACTTATTCATGAAGAATTTGGAGACGGCATAATGAGCGCTATCGATTTCTCAATGGATTTGCAACGCGAGAACGATCCTAAAGGTGACCGCGTAAGTGTGGTGATGTCTGGAAAGTTCTTACCCTACAAGATGTATTAA
- the fusA gene encoding elongation factor G: MSDLSLYRNIGIFAHVDAGKTTTTERILKLTGKIHKTGEVHDGESTTDFMEQEAERGITIQSAAVSCFWKDHRFNVIDTPGHVDFTVEVYRSLKVLDGGIGVFCGSGGVEPQSETNWRYANESEVARIIFVNKLDRMGADFYRVTEQVRKVLGAVPLVMTLPIGIEDDFVGVVDVLTKQAYVWDDTGLPENYEIKDVPADMVDKVDEYHEMLIETAVEQDDDLMEAYMEGETPSVEDIKRCIRKGTRDLAFFPTFCGSAFKNKGVQLVLDAVVDYLPSPTEVDPQPLMDEEGNENGEHAIVSADETFKALAFKIMDDRFGALTFVRIYSGKLNKGDTILNSFTGKTERVGRMVEMQADERIELSSAQAGDIIAIVGMKNVQTGHTLCDPKDPVTLEPMVFPTPVISIAVQPKDKGGNEKMGIAIGKMIAEDPSFQVETDEDSGETILKGMGELHLDIKVDILKRTYGVDLIVGQPQVAYRETITQEIEDSYTHKKQSGGSGQFGKIDYRIKPGEAGSGFTFTSSVVGGNVPKEFWPAVEKGFKSMMGEGVLAGFPVLDVEVELYDGGFHAVDSSAIAFEIAAKGAFRQSIPKAGAQLLEPIMKVDVFTPEDHVGDVIGDLNRRRGMLSDQEAGLTGVRIKADVPLSEMFGYIGSLRTMTSGRGQFSMEFSHYAACPQNVADKVMEEAKARKAAK, encoded by the coding sequence ATGTCAGACTTATCCCTTTACAGAAACATTGGTATTTTCGCCCACGTAGACGCGGGTAAAACTACCACTACAGAACGTATTTTGAAGCTTACTGGTAAAATCCATAAAACCGGTGAAGTACACGACGGTGAGTCAACTACTGACTTCATGGAACAGGAAGCTGAGCGTGGTATTACTATCCAGTCGGCAGCAGTAAGCTGTTTCTGGAAAGATCACCGCTTCAACGTTATCGATACTCCAGGACACGTTGACTTCACAGTTGAAGTTTACCGTTCACTAAAAGTATTAGACGGCGGTATCGGTGTATTCTGTGGTTCTGGTGGTGTTGAACCGCAATCAGAAACTAACTGGCGTTATGCTAACGAATCAGAAGTTGCACGTATTATATTCGTAAACAAATTAGACCGTATGGGTGCTGATTTTTACCGTGTAACTGAGCAAGTACGTAAAGTACTTGGTGCTGTACCACTAGTTATGACGTTACCAATTGGTATCGAAGATGACTTCGTAGGTGTAGTAGACGTATTGACTAAACAAGCATACGTTTGGGATGACACTGGTCTTCCTGAAAACTACGAAATTAAAGACGTTCCTGCAGACATGGTAGACAAAGTTGATGAATACCATGAAATGCTTATCGAAACTGCTGTAGAGCAAGACGATGACCTAATGGAAGCGTACATGGAAGGTGAAACTCCTTCGGTTGAAGACATCAAGCGTTGTATCCGTAAAGGTACACGTGACCTTGCTTTCTTCCCTACATTCTGTGGTTCTGCATTCAAAAACAAAGGTGTTCAATTAGTACTTGACGCAGTTGTTGACTACTTACCATCTCCTACAGAAGTTGATCCTCAGCCTCTTATGGATGAAGAAGGTAACGAAAATGGCGAACATGCAATCGTATCTGCTGATGAAACGTTTAAAGCGTTAGCATTTAAGATCATGGATGACCGTTTTGGTGCACTAACATTCGTACGTATCTACTCTGGTAAATTGAACAAGGGTGACACCATCCTTAATTCATTCACTGGTAAAACTGAGCGTGTTGGCCGTATGGTTGAGATGCAAGCTGACGAACGTATTGAGTTATCTAGCGCACAAGCGGGTGACATCATTGCTATCGTAGGCATGAAGAACGTACAAACTGGTCACACACTTTGTGATCCGAAAGATCCAGTAACACTAGAGCCAATGGTTTTCCCAACGCCAGTAATCTCGATTGCTGTTCAGCCTAAAGATAAAGGCGGAAACGAGAAAATGGGTATCGCTATCGGTAAAATGATTGCAGAAGATCCTTCGTTCCAAGTTGAAACTGATGAAGATTCAGGCGAAACCATCCTTAAAGGTATGGGTGAGCTTCACTTAGACATCAAAGTAGACATTCTTAAGCGTACTTACGGTGTAGACCTTATTGTTGGTCAACCTCAAGTTGCTTACCGTGAAACTATCACTCAAGAAATTGAAGATAGCTACACGCATAAGAAGCAATCAGGTGGTTCTGGTCAGTTCGGTAAAATCGACTACCGCATCAAGCCTGGCGAAGCGGGTTCTGGCTTTACGTTCACATCATCTGTTGTTGGTGGTAACGTACCGAAAGAATTCTGGCCTGCAGTTGAGAAAGGCTTTAAGTCAATGATGGGCGAAGGTGTTCTAGCTGGCTTCCCAGTACTAGACGTTGAAGTTGAACTTTATGACGGTGGTTTCCACGCAGTAGATTCATCTGCAATCGCGTTCGAAATTGCTGCTAAAGGCGCTTTCCGCCAATCTATCCCTAAAGCGGGTGCACAACTTCTTGAGCCAATCATGAAAGTTGACGTATTTACGCCGGAAGATCATGTTGGTGACGTAATCGGTGACCTTAACCGTCGTCGTGGTATGCTAAGCGACCAAGAAGCTGGTTTAACTGGCGTTCGCATTAAAGCAGACGTTCCGTTATCAGAAATGTTCGGTTACATCGGTTCACTACGTACAATGACATCTGGTCGTGGTCAGTTCTCTATGGAGTTCTCACACTACGCAGCTTGTCCACAAAACGTAGCTGACAAAGTAATGGAAGAAGCTAAAGCACGTAAAGCAGCTAAGTAA
- the rlmM gene encoding 23S rRNA (cytidine(2498)-2'-O)-methyltransferase RlmM: protein MTSILAYCRPGYENDTANELATRYGEKEYFGYPVSKSNTGFVHYNLYDNTSLGNALALFAVSESIFPRQLIGVFATLNDIKKDDRVGQVLDALEDVSLEALTGAHGVFGAIDVEYPDTEDGKTLAKFCRKFTVPLRQALRKKGWLSPKENEVKPKLHVFFESFETCYIGYSLSGYRSNDHLGICRLKFPSDSPSRSTLKLEDALVNMLSANEQREVLRAGGRAVDLGACPGGWTYQLVKREMYVEAIDNGAIADSLMSTGLVEHHAADGFTYRPQFGRVDLLVCDMIEQPDRVAKLMGDWLVKHWATHAVFNLKLPMKRRYETVIEAMSTLMTRLNALDDAFTVKVRHLYHDRDEVTVTIVRTS, encoded by the coding sequence ATGACTAGCATTTTGGCCTATTGTCGCCCTGGCTATGAAAACGACACAGCCAATGAACTGGCTACTCGGTACGGCGAAAAAGAATACTTTGGCTATCCGGTATCAAAATCGAATACGGGCTTTGTACATTATAATTTGTACGATAATACGAGCCTAGGTAATGCATTGGCATTGTTCGCGGTAAGCGAGTCTATATTTCCCCGCCAATTGATAGGTGTGTTCGCTACGCTTAATGATATTAAAAAAGACGATAGAGTAGGGCAAGTACTCGACGCGCTAGAAGACGTGTCGCTCGAAGCGCTTACTGGTGCTCATGGTGTATTCGGTGCCATCGATGTTGAATACCCAGATACGGAAGACGGTAAAACCCTTGCGAAATTTTGTAGGAAGTTTACCGTTCCTCTTCGTCAGGCATTAAGAAAGAAGGGCTGGTTATCACCAAAGGAAAACGAGGTTAAGCCTAAACTGCATGTTTTCTTCGAGTCTTTTGAAACCTGTTATATAGGCTATAGTCTTTCTGGATATCGCTCTAATGACCATTTAGGCATTTGCCGATTAAAATTTCCGTCCGATTCACCAAGCCGCTCAACCCTTAAGTTGGAAGATGCCTTGGTGAACATGTTAAGTGCTAACGAGCAACGTGAAGTACTTCGCGCTGGCGGCAGAGCAGTAGACTTGGGTGCATGCCCTGGTGGATGGACTTATCAACTAGTTAAACGTGAAATGTACGTTGAAGCGATTGATAATGGGGCTATTGCTGACAGCTTAATGAGCACAGGGCTTGTTGAACACCATGCTGCAGACGGGTTTACTTACAGACCACAATTTGGTCGTGTAGATTTACTTGTGTGTGATATGATAGAGCAACCCGATCGGGTAGCAAAGCTGATGGGTGACTGGTTGGTAAAACATTGGGCCACTCATGCAGTGTTTAATTTAAAGCTACCCATGAAACGACGATATGAAACCGTAATAGAGGCCATGTCGACGTTAATGACCAGATTGAATGCGTTAGACGATGCATTCACTGTCAAGGTAAGACATCTCTATCATGACAGAGATGAAGTTACAGTAACGATTGTACGCACTTCGTGA
- a CDS encoding DUF423 domain-containing protein — protein MLGAFGAHGLKAILAPSALTTFEIGVRYQMYHGLAIVALPALSAYGSPKWLNAVAALFVVGCALFSGSLYLLAVTGNGLFGPITPLGGLCFIIGWIALAVAVFKGKTND, from the coding sequence ATGCTGGGCGCTTTTGGCGCGCATGGTCTAAAAGCAATATTAGCACCATCGGCACTGACTACATTTGAAATTGGTGTTCGCTACCAGATGTATCATGGTTTAGCCATTGTGGCGCTGCCCGCATTGTCGGCATACGGTTCGCCTAAATGGCTTAACGCGGTAGCTGCACTTTTTGTGGTTGGCTGTGCACTGTTCAGTGGCAGTTTATATTTATTAGCAGTCACCGGTAACGGGTTATTTGGCCCCATTACGCCTTTGGGCGGCCTTTGCTTTATTATCGGTTGGATAGCATTGGCTGTAGCTGTATTCAAAGGAAAAACTAATGACTAG